The segment TATCGACATCGATTGGCCCAAAAGAACCAACTCCTAATGCATCTAGCGTGTATTTACCGAAAAAAGCAATGATCTGAGGCAGATTTTCTTGCGGTGTTGTTGTAGCGATCGTTATCGAATCAATGATTTCGTTTACATTTTCTTTTTCAGCTACTGCGCAAACGATCTTTGTTCCACCTGCTTCAATCGAACCTAACATATTCTCCCTCCATTCCTGTTGTTTCCGCTTTCTGTGAAACGCTTTCTAAAAGCTTAAAAAAAGCAGAACTACTATGTCTATATAATACTTCTAAGACGATTAAATGTCTATACTTTTTTACATTTTAAAATATACTTTTTTCGCACCTTAGATTTTTAATCCATCCCAAAAAGCAAGGAGAGCTAAAATAAGTAGTAAACTTTTTAGCTCTCCTTGTTTCCTTTTGTTTAAGTTTCTATCCTTGTGTCATTCTCTTTTCTGTCGTTCCGGGCTGACCCATACACCCGACCCATGACCTAAGATTGTTTTGACTGCCGGAATAAACGTTACGACGATCGTTACTGCATTCATCATCCAAAAAAACAGCATATAAAGTGGTGCAAATAAAAAATATTTGATTTTGCTGCCTTCATCATCTACCAGTAAACTAGCCAATAATTGCAACAGACCAGCGATCATTTCAAAACAGACAAACGTAAATGCTCCTGTAAGCAAGTGAAGAATGATCTGATAATTTCCTAAAACCAGATTATAAATGAATATTCCTGCGAAAATCACCGTTGAGATCCAGAAAAAGAAGGTCCATAAGATACTCAATGTCTGATCCAAAAATAAAAAACTGCGTCCGATATTTTTAAAGGGATGTAATAAAACTCGCCGTATGTTGGTCAGCCAGACCTCAGTTCCTCCTTTGGCCCAACGCTTTCGTTGGCGATAGAGCATCTTGAGGGTTTCAGGAACTTCCATAAAAAAGATGATCTTAGGAGCAAATAATGAAAGCCAGCCATCAAATTGATGATCCCACGCGATACTGATATCTTCCGTCGCTCGGTTCTGACGGAAAAGGCCAACATCGAACAGTGCGTCTTTACGATAGATAGTATTGGCTCCGCTGTATGCATAGATAGCACCTAATACACCGATCTGGGTTCTTTTGATAACTCCTACGATACTGGAGAATTCGACTGTCTGCGATTTTCCTAATAATGTTGAGCGATTTTGTACATCCATATTGGCAGTGACAGCTGAAATATTCGTACTGTCTTCTCGTAAGAAATAATTGACATATTTTGTCAATGCATCCGGTTCTGGTAACGTATCAGCATCATTGCTCAATATCAGCTTGCCTTTTGCAAATCCGACACCGATATTAAACGCATGTGCCTTTCCTTTGTTTTTTTCGATACGGATCACCCGCAGTTTACTATATTTTTCTCTCAATCTTTCAAGGATGACCGGTGTATCATCTGTTGAACCATCATCCATGACCATCACTTCATAATTGTGGTAATTTAAATGATTCATCAAATATTCGATCGTATTTTCAATCACGATCTCCTCATTATGGGCCGGTACCATGATCGTGATCATTGGTTCGATTTCTGTAGGAATATCGGCCCAATCCAATTGACGATAACGAAATAAAAACGTATAACAAAGACTGCCGATAAACCAAATAAATCCACCCAAGATAGGATAGGTAATCAATACAAACAACATAAAGGAAATAAGTCCATCAATGAATGGGATCCCTGTATTGATAGTCATAAAGGCACCTCCTTATCTTGAAAAAGTTTGGCAATCTCATCATCATCAATATTTTTTTCAGGTGGTACAGAGTAGTAACAAATATTTTCACGCTCTTCTTTGCTGCCGAAACGTTCCGTATAAAACGCCTCGAGTGCTTCTTTGCGTTTTTCTAGGAGAGTTTCGTCATACTGTTTTTCTTTTCTCAATGTATTCCTAAAACGGTAATTATTCCGGAAGGTTAAATGATTGAAATGACTGCTATTACAAAAAAAGCAATTAGAAAAAACAGCCCGAGGTTTTCAAGTCTTAAGATTTCTTGCGCCGAGACATAAAAATCCCATCCTATATCATCGTTTTTGAAAATACTTGGCAAAAGGAACCAGACAAAGGGAACAAGCAGGCCACACCATGCCAGCAATGTCAGAAGTATTTGGCGAATTTTCAATCCCCAGTTGCTTTTTGCAAAAAATTTGTCAGCAACTAACTTTTCTTTTATCTCTTCACGAGTAGTTTTGTTCATTTTTTGAACTCCTTTTTAAAGTCGCAAAAACATCAATTTGTTGTCTTTGTCATAATTCCCATAAAAAAGGTTAGTAATACCAGCCTTTCTCTACATTCCGTATACCTGACTATTGGCAATCTCTAGTCATCAACTTCTTTTTCCAAGATTTCACCAGTTCGCGCGTCCATTTTTACATTGGTCTCTGTGCCGTTATCTTCTACAGTTACTTCCCAATAAGTGGTCCCTAATTCTTGATCTAAGTCCCAGTCAGTAGCTTGTCCAGACCCTACCTCTTTTTCAGCAATCGAAGCTGCTTTTTCTATACTTAGTAAGTCTGTAAGTGCTAATTTATCTTTGCGTTTTTCGCCATTTTTCTCATCATCATCCAGCGATTCTTCGCGTTCTTTCTCAATCTTTTTAGTTTCCCCGTCAACTCGTATTTCGTATTCTTTACTGTCATCTAAACCTTCAACTTTGTAAAAATATTTGCCAAAAGATGTGTCCAATTCAAGTGAAGTTATATCTGCATCAGGGTATGTGTCTTGAAATGCTTTAATGGCATCTTCTACTGAAACTGTTCGTTTTCCATTTTCTTGACTAGCTGTGTCCGATGTCTCAGTTGCACTTGTGGATTGGCTGATACTTGATGACGTACTCTGTGTCTGACTCGTGGATTGATCGGATGACATATCATTTCCTGAACATCCTGCAAGTAAACTTATAGATAACATACTGATTCCAACTAACAAATATTTATTTTTCATATTCTCCTCCTTATTTCCTTGTAGACTCATCTTATCAAGAGGATGATCAAAACATCAAGTATTTATCCTTAATTTTAATCGTTTTAAATAATAAACGTATTGTTTTATGGCGTATAATCACACAAAAGAACTAATTGCTTTATATCAGATTTTAGAAAGTACTTTTCTGTTGATTTTTTAGATGAAGGAAAATAGAAAATATTTTTTATTATCAGTATAAAAAAACAAAAAAGACATACAAATTCTCTATTTGAATAGTACCGTTCATAATACTATCTCATAGAAATTTTGTATGTCTATACAAGAAAAACAACGAATCACTTTTTTATCAGTACGAAATCACCTATTATTTCGTCTTATCCGCAAAACGAGCTTCGACCCGATAGATCCGCTGTCCACGTGTGGAAAACTTCTCTTCATATTCAGTCATGATATTGTCCGCATAATCACTATGATGCAGATCCAGCCAAACTTGTTGGATCGTCATCCCAAATTTTGAAAAACTGGCAAGGGAATATTCAAACAACCCTTGATTATCCGTTTTAAAATGGATCTCTCCTGCCGGACGCAAAATCTCTTGATCGACTTTCAAAAATGCCGGTGAGGTCAATCGGCGCTTTTCATGACGCTTTTTAGGCCATGGATCAGAAAAGTTCAAATAGATCTGGTCCACTTCACTATCGGCAAAGTATTCTGTCAACGCAGAACCGTCTACATGCAGCAGCTGAACATTGGGCAGTTCTTTTTCAAGCACTTTATCTAATGCAAATGAAACCACACTGACTTGCATTTCTACTCCGATATAATTGATTTCAGGATTTTTTTCTGCCATACCGGTGATAAAACGGCCTTTCCCCATACCGATCTCGATATGGATAGGACGATCATTACCAAAACGCTCATGCCAGCGTCCTTTCCAAGCTGTTGGATCAGCAACTACGATCTCTGGGTGTGCAGCCAACATTTCTTCCGCACCATTTCGTTTTCTTACTCTCATTTTTTCCTCTCTTTCAATAAAAAAGAGACCGCAATATAAGTCCATCAACTTATTATCCGAGGCAGCACTCCTGCAGCGGGAGTCTCATCTGTCGCAAATCAGCATCGTTGTTTACGACAGACAGTTTTATACCATGCGGGTATTTTTTGATTAGCGTTGACTTATATCATGATCTCTAGCCGCTAAAAACACGTTTTAATTGTAAAATCTCTTCATTCATCGTTTTGAATTCGCCCCGCAGATAGTACTTTTTGATCTCTTGCAAAATCGACATTAGTGCATACCAATACACGCGATCCAAGTTATCTGAGGTAGCTTGCACGCCATAACTGATCAGCCAGTGACTCCACGAAGAAATCGGTAAATAATGTCCCAAAATCGTACCGATATCCACCGCTGGATCAGCAAACATAATAGAATCCCAGTCGACTAAATATAAATAATGCTGACAGACTAGCCAATTCCGACAATTGACATCCCCATGAACGACAGCCTTTTTTTCCTGATCGAATGCCGGGATATTTTTTCGCAAATAATCCACAACCAGCTTCAAAAAGCGGTTTTGCAAA is part of the Enterococcus mediterraneensis genome and harbors:
- a CDS encoding phosphotransferase family protein, with amino-acid sequence MEIQLDHEWRMRPIKGDTGKAYVGLREKEKVFIKRNTTPMLAALSREGITPKLIWTKRTGNGDTLTAQEWLEGHILDPEEIGQRNDVMDVLYQLHHSKSLKQMLERIDDRVVTPKMMLKKYEEDLPPALLQNRFLKLVVDYLRKNIPAFDQEKKAVVHGDVNCRNWLVCQHYLYLVDWDSIMFADPAVDIGTILGHYLPISSWSHWLISYGVQATSDNLDRVYWYALMSILQEIKKYYLRGEFKTMNEEILQLKRVFSG
- a CDS encoding glycosyltransferase family 2 protein → MTINTGIPFIDGLISFMLFVLITYPILGGFIWFIGSLCYTFLFRYRQLDWADIPTEIEPMITIMVPAHNEEIVIENTIEYLMNHLNYHNYEVMVMDDGSTDDTPVILERLREKYSKLRVIRIEKNKGKAHAFNIGVGFAKGKLILSNDADTLPEPDALTKYVNYFLREDSTNISAVTANMDVQNRSTLLGKSQTVEFSSIVGVIKRTQIGVLGAIYAYSGANTIYRKDALFDVGLFRQNRATEDISIAWDHQFDGWLSLFAPKIIFFMEVPETLKMLYRQRKRWAKGGTEVWLTNIRRVLLHPFKNIGRSFLFLDQTLSILWTFFFWISTVIFAGIFIYNLVLGNYQIILHLLTGAFTFVCFEMIAGLLQLLASLLVDDEGSKIKYFLFAPLYMLFFWMMNAVTIVVTFIPAVKTILGHGSGVWVSPERQKRE
- a CDS encoding PepSY domain-containing protein, producing MKNKYLLVGISMLSISLLAGCSGNDMSSDQSTSQTQSTSSSISQSTSATETSDTASQENGKRTVSVEDAIKAFQDTYPDADITSLELDTSFGKYFYKVEGLDDSKEYEIRVDGETKKIEKEREESLDDDEKNGEKRKDKLALTDLLSIEKAASIAEKEVGSGQATDWDLDQELGTTYWEVTVEDNGTETNVKMDARTGEILEKEVDD
- the trmB gene encoding tRNA (guanosine(46)-N7)-methyltransferase TrmB; the encoded protein is MRVRKRNGAEEMLAAHPEIVVADPTAWKGRWHERFGNDRPIHIEIGMGKGRFITGMAEKNPEINYIGVEMQVSVVSFALDKVLEKELPNVQLLHVDGSALTEYFADSEVDQIYLNFSDPWPKKRHEKRRLTSPAFLKVDQEILRPAGEIHFKTDNQGLFEYSLASFSKFGMTIQQVWLDLHHSDYADNIMTEYEEKFSTRGQRIYRVEARFADKTK